The following coding sequences lie in one Notolabrus celidotus isolate fNotCel1 chromosome 20, fNotCel1.pri, whole genome shotgun sequence genomic window:
- the cmc4 gene encoding cx9C motif-containing protein 4 — MPQKDPCQKQACAIQTCLQGNKYVESMCEDVIREMRRCCETHVGNSICCSGFKDSKPSENKSNT; from the exons ATGCCACAGAAAGACCCGTGTCAAAAGCAAGCATGTGCTATTCAAACGTGTTTACAAG GTAACAAATACGTGGAGAGTATGTGTGAGGATGTGATCAGGGAGATGCGGCGCTGCTGTGAAACACATGTTGGGAACTCCATCTGTTGCTCCGGGTTTAAGGACTCCAAACCCTCCGAGAACAAGAGCAACACATGA
- the LOC117831711 gene encoding hsp90 co-chaperone Cdc37-like — translation MSRIDYSVWDHIEVSDDEDDTHPNIDTPSLFRWRHQARVERMEDFQKRGEDMNKTLGETRRKLAEAQKKVQELTISKTDDAKAELSKALSEEKKLKKEEREQEKKMVEHNRDEKRMPWNVDTLSKDGFSKSIVNKVPENVEETEEQKEQKHKTFVEKYEKEIKHFGMMRRWDDSQKYLSDNPHLVCEETANYLVIMCIDIEVEEKHALMEQVAHQTIVMQFILELAKSLKVDPRGCFRQFFSKIKTADQQYQDAFNDELESFKTRVRGRAKIRIEKAMKEYEEEERQKRIGPGGLDPVEVYETLPQEMKNCFDEKDIGMLQEVISKMDPTEAKIHMKRCIDSGLWVPNSRVDDGEEKGDEKEDDATYEEVKQEQEETKKE, via the exons ATGTCTAGGATAGATTACAGCGTTTGGGACCATATTGAGGTGTCTGACGATGAAGATGACACCCACCCAAACATCGACACACCGAGCCTCTTCAGATGGAGACACCAG GCACGTGTGGAGCGGATGGAAGACTTTCAGAAAAGAGGTGAAGATATGAACAAGACTCTCGGTGAAACCCGGCGTAAGCTGGCTGAAGCACAGAAGAAGGTGCAAGAACTTACCATCTCTAAAACGGATGATGCCAAGGCAGAGCTGAGCAAAGCCCTGTCTGAGGagaagaaactgaaaaaagaggaacgggagcaggagaagaagaTGGTTGAACACAACCGGGATGAGAAGAGGATGCCATGGAATGTGGACACCCTCAGCAAAGATGGTTTTAGTAAG AGCATTGTTAATAAAGTACCTGAAAATGTTGAGGAGACCGAAGAACAGAAGGAGCAGAAGCATAAAACCTTTGTGGAGAAATATGAGAAGGAGATTAAACACTTTG GCATGATGCGACGTTGGGATGACAGCCAGAAGTACCTCTCTGACAACCCTCATCTAGTATGTGAAGAGACTGCAAACTACCTGGTCATCATGTGTATTGACATCGAAGTTGAGGAG aaaCATGCATTGATGGAGCAGGTGGCTCATCAGACCATCGTCATGCAGTTCATTCTGGAGTTGGCAAAAAGCCTCAAGGTGGACCCACGAGGCTGCTTCCGCCAATTTTTTTCCAAGATTAAG ACAGCAGATCAGCAGTATCAGGATGCTTTCAATGATGAGCTGGAGTCATTTAAGACACGGGTTCGGGGCAGAGCGAAGATCCGCATAGAAAAGGCCATGAAGGAatatgaggaagaggagcgacAAAAGCGCATCGGACCTGGAGGGCTTGATCCAGTTGAAGTGTACGAGACCCTGCCACAG GAGATGAAGAACTGCTTCGATGAGAAGGACATTGGAATGCTACAAGAGGTTATAAGTAAAATGGATCCAACA GAGGCAAAGATTCACATGAAGAGATGTATAGACTCTGGTCTCTGGGTCCCAAACTCCAGGGTGGACGATGGGGAAGAAAAAGGAGATGAAAAAGAGGATGATGCTACCTACGAGGAGGtgaaacaggagcaggaagaaaCCAAGAAGGAATGA